DNA from Serinibacter salmoneus:
CTGGCGGCACGACGGCGTCGATCAGGTCGAGCTGGGCGACGTCGTCGACCATGAGGGTCACCCGGGCGGCGGCCCGCTCCTCCCGCGCCAGGGCGGCGATCGCGGCGCGGTCGGCGCTGGGGTAGCCGACCACCACGTCCTCGATGGTCTCGGCGAGCCACAGCGCCTCGGGCAGCGTGTACGCCAGCACCCCCGTGAACCCGGGGCGCGTGAGCAGGTCCTCGATCACGCCGCGCACCCGCAGCGACTTGCTGGCGATCCGGATCGGCTTCCCGGCGGCGCGCCGCACCAGGTCTGCCGCGTTGGCCTCCAGCGCCTCGGCGTCCAGGACGGCGAACGGCGGCTCCTGCGCGGCCGTCGCCGCCTCCCACGCGGGCCAGGGCGGCGCGATCAGGTGGGCGCGGGCTGCAGCGGGCACGAGTCCTCCACTCGACGGGATGCTGTTCACCGTAGGGCAGGGGCGTGGCGGTGCGCGGCATCCGTCTCCTGCGAACCCTCCGTCTCCCGCGAACCATTCCGCGAACCCGTGGGGTATCCGCCGAAACCGTGCGCGCGGGGCACGGTCTCGGCGTCGGAGGCACGTCCCCGCGGGCGTGGGCGAGTCGTCGCGAGCGGCGTCGGCGGTGGATGTCGGCGGTGCCGGGTAGCGTCGAGCCATGGCTGAAGAGGTGGCGCTCGCTGGGGACATGGTCGCTGGTGACACTGTCGTCGGGGGCACCGTCCTGCTGGACGCCACCGCACGCGAGACCGACCACCTCGCGGACGACCCCGCCCGCAGGCGCATCCGCACCAGCACGGGCGAGAACCTCGTCGTGGACGCGGGCGCCGGCACCGGGAAGACCTCCGCGCTGGTGGCGCGCGTGGTGGAACAGGTCCTCGGCGAGGGTGTGCCGCTGGCCCGCACCGCCGTGGTCACCTTCACCGAGAAGGCCGGCGCGGAACTGCGCGACCGGCTGCGCGCCGCCTTCGAGCAGCGGGCACGGGAAACTGACGGCGCTGACGGCGCCGATCGTGAGCGGGCAGAGGCGGCGCTCGCAGACCTCGACTCGGCCGCGATCGGCACCCTGCACTCCTTCGCCCAGCGCATCCTCGCCTCCTTCCCGATCCAGGCCGGGATGCCGCCGCTCGTGGAAGTGCTGGACGAGGTCGGCTCCTCCGTGGCGTTCGAGAACCGCTGGCAGCAGCTCTGGCGCGGGATGCTGGACGACGACGCCCTCGCCGAACCCCTCGAGCTGGCGCTCGCAGCCGGCGTGAACGCCGATCAGTTGCGCTCCCTCGCGCGCGCCTTCGGCAACGACTGGGACCTCATCGACTCCCACGTGCTCGCCACGCCGCCGCGCGAGATGCTCCTGCCCGACGGCGACCCGGTGTTGCGCGCTGCCGTTGCCTTCGCCGAGGCGGCCGCCGAGTGCCGGGACCCGGCGGACAAGTTCCTCGAGGTCACCACGAAGGCCGCGGACTGGGTGACCTCCTGGCGCGCGGCCCGCTCCGATGCCGAGCGCCTGGGCCTGGCGGTGACCCTGGGCCGCTTGACCACCGGCCGCGGCGGGAAGAAGGCCAACTGGCCCGACCTGGACGGCCTGAAGCAGCAGTGCAAGGACCTCGCCGAGCAGGCGCGCACCCTCGCCACCGCCTACACCGACGCAGCCCTGCGCCCCCTCGCGCGCTGGATCGCCGCGGCGGTGCGGGAGGCCGCCGCCGAGCGGGTGGCCTCGGGCACCCTGGAGTTCCACGACCTGCTCGTGGCCTCCCGCGACCTGCTGCGCCGCGACGCCGATGCCCGCGCCGCCCTCCAGGCGCAGTACCAGCGGCTGCTGCTGGATGAGTTCCAGGACACCGATCCCATCCAGATCGAGATCGCGGTGCGCATTGCCGCGGGGGCCGACGGCGGCGCCCCCGACTGGCGCGACGTCGCCCTCCCACCGGGGTCCCTGTTCGTGGTGGGCGACCCCAAGCAGTCCATCTACCGGTTCCGCCGCGCCTCCATCGCCACCTACCTCGAGGCCGGGGAGCGCATCGGGGCGCGGCTCGCGCTCACCACGAACTTCCGCTCCCTGCCGGGCGTGATCGACTGGGTGAACGCGGTGTTCGCGCAGATCATCCAGCCCTCCCCGGGTGCGCAGCCCGCCTACGAGCCGCTGGTGGCACATCGCACGCCTGCCCTCCCCGCCCCCGCCCAGGGCGACCGGTCGCGCCCAGGAGGCGACGCCGTCGGGCAGCCCGGGCAGCCCGGGCAGCCCGATCCAGGCGGCCCCGCCGTCACCCTCCTCGGCGCCACCCCGCACCCCAAGGGCACCCGGGTGCCCGGCATGCGCGAGGCGGAGGCGGACGACGTCGCCGCCGTGATCCGCCACGCCCTCGCGCAGGGTTGGCGGGTGCGGGACCGCGACAGTGGCGCCTGGCGGGCGCTGACCGCGCGGGACATCGCCGTGCTCATCCCCGCCCGGACCTCGCTGCCGTTCCTGGAGGCCGCGCTGGATCGCGCCGGGATCGCCTACCGCACCGAGTCCAGCTCCCTGGTCTACCAGGCGGAGGAGATCCGCAGCCTGCTGTGGGCGGCGCGCGCCGTGGCCGACCCCGCCGACCAACTCAGCTGCGTGGCCGCGCTGCGCTCGGCCCTGTTCGGCTGCGGGGACGACGACCTGTTCACGTACAAGCGCGACGGCGGCTCCTTCACCGTCGGAGCCCCCGTGCCCGAGGGCCTGGAACAGCACCCAGTCGGGGTGGCGATGGAGTACCTGCGGCGCCTGGCCCGCCGCAGCCGCTGGCTCACCCCCGCCGACCTGCTCACCGAACTCGCCACCGACGGCCGCGTGCTCGAGGCCGCGACCCTCACCCAACCCTCCGCCCGGGCGCGCGATGCGTGGGGGCGGGTGCGGTTCGTCATCGACCAGGCGCGGGCGTGGTCCGACGTGGAGCACGGGGGGCTGCGGGAGTACCTCGCATGGGCCTCCCACCAGGGGCAGGACTCCGCCCGGGTCGCCGAGTCGCTGCTGCCGGAGACCGACCTGGATGTGGTGCGGATCATGACCGTGCACGCCGCCAAGGGTCTGGAGTTCGGGATGGTGGTGCTCGCCGGCACCACGAGCCATCCCCGCACCCCCAGCGGTGTGCGGCTGCTGTGGCGCGAGCGGGACTACGCGGTGCGGCTGACCAAGTCGATCGAGACGAATGACTTCGCCGAGGCCGCCCCGCTGGATGAGCAGATGGACTCCGAGGAGCGCAAGCGCCTGCTGTACGTGGCCGCCACCCGCGCCCGCGAGCACCTCGTGGTCTCCCTGCACCGCGCCGAGGGCTCCCGCGCGGCCACGGCCGCGCAGATCTTCACCGACGCCGGGGCGCTGGAGGTGCCCGGCGTGGTGTGCTTCGAGGCGGAGCAGGCGCCCGACGGCGCAGGGCCGGGCGCCGCTGCCGGGTTGTCAGGGTCACCCGGGCCGGGGCCCGAGTGGGAGACCTGGCACGCGGAGACCCGGGCGGCGCTGCGCCGCGCCGCTCAGCCGGCCTCCCGCTCCGCGTCCGGGTTGGAGGGGACGGAACCGGAGGTGGTCTGGGCGATCGCCGAGGCCGAGGCGGGGCAGACCACCAGCGCGGTGAACACGGCCGAGGACGACACCTTCGACGAGCACGCACCCGTGGGCGACCCCGGCGTGGACGACGAGCGGCTGCCGGCCGAGGTGATCGCGGGCCGCGCCAAGGGCGCGCGGGACGTGGACCTCGCGCCGTGGATGAAGGGCCGGTACGGCAACCTCATCGGTCGCGCCGTGCACGGCACCCTGCAGGCCATCGACGGCGATGCCTCCCGGATCGAGGAGGTGGCGCAGGCGCAGGCGCTCGCGGAGGGCATCGGCGACCTCGCGGACGTCGTCGCCGGCTTCGTGCGCTCCGCGCTGGCGCACCCGGTGGTCTCCCGGGCGCTCGCGGGGGAGCACTGGAGCGAGGTGTACGTGGGCGCGGTGGAGGCCGACGGCGTGGTGCTGGAGGGGTTCATCGACCTGCTCTTCCGCGAGTCCCCGGAGCGCGGAGGCGGCCTGGTGATCGTGGACTACAAGACCGACACGGTGCGCACCGAGGCCGAGCGCGCCGAGCGGTCCCGGTACTACGCCCCGCAGCTCGAGGCGTACGTGCGGGCGCTGGAGGCCGCGACCGGCGAGCGCGCCCGCACCGAGCTGGTCTTCCTCGGCGCGTAGCCTGCCGCGCTGCCGCGCCCCAATCCGCGCCTCCCCGCGCTGCCGCGCCCCAACCTGCTGCCGCCGGGCTGCCCCCGCCCCGCGCTGCTGCCGGTCTGCCGCGCTGCCTCGCCCGCCCCGCCACCTCGCGCACGGCGGATCGGCTTCGCGCACGGCGGCTGTGTGACGCCGCCCCGCGGCCGGTGTGGCGTCCGCGCTGGTCAGCGAGGTGCGACCGAGCCTGAGGTCTCGTGTATCCGCCGCGCGCGAAGGCGATCCGCCGCGCGCGAAGCCCTGGCGGGCGGTTGTCAGGGGTCGGCCATACCCTCGAGGCAGATCCGGGTGGGGACGCGGACGTCTTTTCCCTCCCATGCCGTCACGACGATGGGAGTGCCATGAGCAAGCGGTCACAGAAGCGCGCACGAGCCCGCCGAAACCACGCTGACGCTGGGGGCGCAGCGGCTGCGTCAAGTGCCACCTCGCCCGCATTGCCCCCGGAATCGGCACCGGCCACCCCAGCCTTCGACGGCCTGGCGGCGACCCCGCCCGGCCAGGTGCCGCCGTCGTCGATCACCGTGGTGGAGGATGCCGCCGCGGCCCGGGACCTCGCCCAGAGGCTGAGAGCCAGGTCCTTCCCATGGCCCGTGGTGCTGATCACCGTGGCCTCCGGCCAGGAGGAGCCCTTCATCCCGGCGCAGGATGTGGCGGACCAGGTCGAAGGCCTCGCGCAGGTGTACGTGATGCCGACGGGCCCGCAGTCGTGGGCGTTCTCCAACGAGATGCCGCCGTTCACCCAGGTGTACGGCGGGGCGAGCCGCGTGTATGCGCCAGATGGTCGGTGGCTCCAGGACCCGTACGCCTCGCCGCTGCGGATGGCGTTCTCGCACCCGGACGGCGTGCGGAAGAGCGACCTGTTGGTCTCGGACGTCTTCGCCGTGGCTCCGGTGGCCGATCGGTCATCGCATCCCGTCCGGACAGTGAGCGGAATGGTCGAGGGCGTGGTGGCGACGCGCGGCCTCGTGTCGCTGTCGGACGGCGGGATGGCGAGTGTCTGGGCCGAACTGACCGTGACGGGTGTGCCGATCGAGCGACTCCTGCGGCCACAGCAGGCGGTCAGCGGCGTGCTGGACGAGACGACGAACCGCCTGGACATCTCGGCAATGCGCGGTGAGGTGGTGCCCGAGCGGGTGGTCGCGGATTCGCGCCCCGCGCCGGGAGAGCACCGGCATGTGCTGGTGCGCGTCGAATCGGTGACGGCGCAGGAGGTCACCGTGGCGCTGGTCCCGGGGGTGCCCGTCGCGGTGCCGGCGGTGCTCGCGGGGCCGGATGCGGCCGAGGCGTTCGCCGCGGGCGACGTGGTGGCCGCGACCTGGTGGCCCGAGGGCGAGGGGCACGAACTGCGCCTCGACCTGTGGGAGGAGGACGACCCGATTGCGCCGGCCCCGGCGCTGCTGCCGGATGGGCCACCGTGGCTCACCGAGGCGGACACTCATCCGGATGCGGCGGAGGGCGAGGAGGCGGACGGCGATGCCTCCCGGGAGGACGACGGCATCGACCCGAGTTCTCCCCTGGGCGCCGAGATCCTGGAGCTTCGGCGCTCGGTGGAGGAGCGATCCCGCGAAGTGGCGCGGCTGCGGGCGGAGCGCGCTGACCTTCGCCGGAGGTTGCGTGCGGGTCGCGCCGGGGGCGGCTCGGCGGTGCTGACCGGGCGGGAGTTCCTCGACCCGGTGGAGCAGTTCCGGTTCGAGGTGCACGTGGCGTGGGCCGGCCGGATCCCCGCGTCGGACAAGGCGCGTCGCCCGCTTCGCCGCTATGAGATCGGCCCGGATTTCCTGACCTCCCTCGAGGCCCTTCAAGGGGTCTCGCGGTCGAAGGTGCTCGGCGTGGTGGTGGAGGTGCTGACCGATCTGGCGAAGGAACTGGCCGGTCGTGATCTGCACCGGCTGCGCGAGTCCGCGGCCGGTGGGGCCGCGGCGGTGACGCGGGAGGACGGCGCGGTCTGCTACCGGGCGGCGTTGCAGCGCGAGACTGCCTCGGCGCGACGCCTGCACTACTGGGAGCGGCCGGACGGTGTGATCGAGCTCAGCCGCGTGGTGAAGCACGACGACATGACGCCGTAGTGCCGCGCGCGGGGTGGGCATGGCGCCGGGGTACGCGCGGCGCAGGCACCGGAGTGACGCTGTGGCGCCGGGGCTCGGCGTCGGCGCCCGAGTGACGCTGTGGCGCCGACGTGCCGTGGCCACGCCGGAATCACCGCACGACAGACCCCTCACGCAAGCGCGGCGCGCGCTTCGCGCACGGCGGATCGTCTTCGCGGACGGCGGTTGCGTGGCGCGTCGGTCGGGCATCCTCGGCGTTTGTGCAGGTCAGCGCCCTGGCCCTAAGCGCGCGGGTGCGTGTATCCGCCGTCAGCGAAGGCGATCCGCCCTCCGCGAAGCGAGCCGCGCGTGGGTGGGCCACACCCGAGGGCACCGCGTGCTGGGCAGGTGGGTGATCAGGGGACGAGGTTGACCTTGCGGTCGCGGACGGCCACGGGCCGGGTGTTGGTGAGGTCGAAGGTGATGACCCCGGCTTCGCCGCCGCCGCTCCAGGTGATCTCCCAGTGGGTGGTGACGGTGAGGGGGTAGGTGCCGCGGGGTTGGTCGGTGCTGGTGCGTTCCCAGGTGACGGAGCAGATGCCGGGGCCTTCGAGTGCGCGCTGGGTGGCGGCGAGCTCCGTGGCCGTGCAGGTCAGGGGCGCTGATCCGTCGCCGGGGTCGATGTCGATGCCGGCCAGCTTGCCGTGCGCGGTGACGGTGATCCCACCGGCGGACGCCGAGGCGGACCTGGGGCCGAGGGCGTTGGGTCCGGCGTTGGTGGCGTAGACCTGGTTCGGCATCCGGATGAGGATGTTCGGGTCGGCGTTGTTCGGCTCGGGTGCCATGCCGATCTCGACGGCGCGCAACTCCATCGAGTCCACGGCCTGCTGCGCGAGCTCGGCAGGGGACGGGCCCGCGTCGGCCGCGGGCGCGACCCAGACCGGCCAGGTGATGGTGAGGACGCCCGGCACGTCCGAGCGGCACTCGTGGATCGCTCCATCGGTGTGGCCGTCCCAGGCGGCCAGCCCATCGGACGGGTCCGTGCTCAGTGGCTCAGGGTCGAGGTAACACATGTGCTCCGCGCTCCATCGAAGCCCGTCGAGAACACAGTCGATCGGCGTGCCGCGGGTCCCAGCGCACTGGTCCTTGCGCACACCTCCTCCTTCCCCGCCGCTATCCGACTCAGGAGGAGGCGTGGGTTCTGGGGTAACGACGCCGGGCGGTGTGGTCACGTCACAGTACTGGAACGTGGAGCCGCCTCCGCAGCCAGCGGCGGCAGCAACTGGCGCAGCAGCCGGTATCGAGAATGCCCAGGCGAGCACGGCTGTGAGTGCGAATGTGCGCCTACCACTCACAACTGCCGACCCGGTAGTCAATCCGCTCGTTGATCGTCCACACGCCACCGGACATGACGAGGCGATCGCGCAGCACGCGTAGGCCGCCCGGAGGCGCTTCGGGTTGGGTCTCGCCTGCGATGAGGAACTCGATCTCCGAGGTGTCGAGGCAGTGGTCGAGCACAACCTCAGGTTCCTGACCTGCAGAAACGGAGTGTGCCGTGACGCTCACTGTTGTTGGTTCTCCCTCCAACGTGATTGATTTCCCCGCTGATTCCAACATCTCCGCGTGGAGCGCCTCCCTGGCGGCTCCTGAGTATCGTGTGAACAGTTCGTTGGTTTCCGGTCCTGTGAAGCCGGCCTGGGCCACGGCGATGTAGAGGTCGTTGGCCTCGAGGTAGAAGGCCTCCGCTTCTTCGATGAGTGCGGCCTCCTCGGGCGTCCACTGCGAGGTCTCGCTCGCAGTGGGTGTTGCGGTGGTCTCGTCCGCGCGCGGTTCGATGCTCGTGGTGGCCTCGGCGGAGGTAGCCGTGGCTCTCGTATCCGCGTCGCCGCCGGAGCATCCCGTGAGCGTCAGCATCGTCGCGGCGGCGGCCACCACGATCGGTGCCGCCGTCGGCTGTCCGTGCATGCGCCGTCGTCTGATCATGGTTCCCCCTCCGGTTGAGGCCACCGTAGGGCGAGCACCGCGAGCGTGGGGGAATCGAGTTGCGCCCTGTGGACAACCACCCGCGCACGCCGCCAGGCGGTCGGGTCAGGTTCGCGTCAGCACCAAGTTGAGGCCCTCGTCGCTGATGCGGACCACGTGGTTGTGCAGGCGACTGGAGTCAGTGGTGCTGCTCGCCGTCCACCCACCGCTCACGTGGTCGGCGACGGAGGAGATGGCCAATTGGTCAGCGCCCGCGCCCGACCGCTCCAACCAGTCGCCCGCGAGGAGCGCCTCGACGGCCTTCTTGCCGTCCTTGCCCTTGGTGACCGCGCGGACCGACGGGCTGCGCAAGTTGATGGGCCCATCGCCGAAGGCGGAGGCGAGGCGCACGAGCATGTGCGCGGACGCGAGGTCCAGGTCGACGGCGGGGTCGTCCTCGATCTCGCGGGCGATCCGGTAGAGCTGCCGACCCGTCAGCTCCAGCGGTGGGACCGGTTCACGCTTCGCCGTCGGCTCCTGGCTTGAGTCCTCGCCCGGCTCCGCCTCGCCCGGCTCCTCCTCCCTCTCGGAGCCATCGGCGGGCACACCCTCGAGCATGTCCAGTACCTCCTGCGTCGCCCACACCACGTGGCCCCTACTCCACCAGTCGAGCTCGTCGGTCCCCAGTGAGGGGTGCGAGCCGACCTCCGGAGCGATCGCCGCCATCACGGCCGTCATGACCGCGTCCGCCTCCGCCTCCCGCAACTCGTGGGGCAGATTCTCCTTCTCGCGCCGTTCCCCCAGATGGTTGCAGAGCAGGTGCCCGAGTTCGTGGGTGAGGGTCGCGAGTTGGCTCTCCGGCGAGTGGCTGGCGTTGAGCGAGCAGTCGTACCTCACCTTTACCAGCTCCGTGGTCGCCCGACCCTTCCCCGCGACCACGGCCCGTTGGGCGACGTTCGCCGCAGTGCGGTGAATGTGGCCCGCCCGGGCGTTCCCGAGCGCGTGCTGATTGACGCGGATCCCGCGCGCGTTCCCGGCCTCGATGAGCCGTGCGAGGAGTTCCTTCGCGGGAGGCCATGGCGGGCGGGTGAAGTAGTCGGAGATCACCGGGCCCCGCCGGGCATTGGGCCCGGGCTCCACCTGGGAGACGTCCAGCACGAAGCAGACGCCCCCACTTCGGTGGCTGATCACGATGGGCTGCGCATTCGGCCTCGGGACGTACCCGAGGTCCTCCTCCCATCGCCGGCTCGTGCGCACATCGGTGGCGTCGGGCACCTGGGCGAGGATGAGGAAGGCGTTCCAGAACGAGTACCTCGGCCCCAGGAGGAAGGCCTGCGTGAACATCCTGTCGAACGAGAGAATCCGTGCCGCATCGGCGCACGCGTCGATGTGCCGGGCAAAGGTGGACGGCCGGGCGCCGTGCTCGTGACGCCGGCTGGGCTCCCGGCGCACGAGCTCGCCCAGGTCCAGGCTGTCTTGGTAGGGGATGCGGCTCGGCACTCCCTTACTCGGTCGGCTCTGCCGTTCCACGACGGTGCTCATGCCATGGACGGTAGAGAGGGGGACTGACATCCTCGCTTGCCCACGCGGCTCGGTGCGCGCGAGATGGTTGAGCACGGGCCACCTCGGTGCCCGCCGACTGAGGGCAGGGTGCTCCTGCAGCTCGCCCTGGGAGGCGGCTGAGTCGGTCTGGTAGTGGCCAGGCGCCAGCGGGGTCAGCCATGAGCGGGGGCAGGGAGCGGCGCCGTGCCCCGAGTGCGCGAGCGTGCACATCGCTGGCATGTCACCGCTCTTGCACTTCGTGAGAAAGTGCACGTACGATTACTTCATGGGAATCCCGCTCTCCACGCCTGCCCAGATCGGGGCGGCGATCAGGGGCGCTCGAATGCGTCAGGGCTGGACGCAGCGCGAGCTTGCTGAGCGGGCGGGCGTCAGCCGGCGATGGCTCATCACCGTGGAGTCCGGCGCGAGTGAGAGGGCCGAACTCGGCAAGGTGCTCGACACACTCGATGCACTCGACGCCAGGCTGGAGATGTCCACAGTGCCGAGCGACCCTCTGGCGGAGCTGCTCACGGAGTTGGGCGAACCATGAACACACTCGCCGTGCTGCTCGACGGCGACCAGGTGGCCACTCTGGAGCAGACGCGTGGTGGTCAGCACGAGCTCGCATATGACAACCGGGCCGCCCGGACGCCGCTGTCCCTGTCGATGCCCCTGGGCGCCGGACCGTTCCGGCACCGCGTCGTCGACCCGTACCTCGAAGGTCTTCTCCCCGAACGGGAGTCGACCCGGGAGGCCATGGGCCGTTCCTTCGGCGTCTCGCCCCGCAACCCGTTCGCGCTCCTTCAGCGCATGGGTCTCGACTGCGCGGGGGCCGTGCAGCTCTGTGCGGCGGCCGGGGCGCCGGTGCACAACCTCGAAACCGTGCAGTAGCGCGTCGTAGCGCGATTCAGTGCCACCGAGGGCCAGCCGCGTTCCTATCACTGACGCGATCGACAGGTGGTTTGCTTTGGCTCTCTCCCGTCAGTCCCGGCAATCGCCGCAGCGCTGCGCGCTCGCCACGAGGTCTCTTGTGGTTTCTGTGCCGGGTCGCGATCATCGTGCGGACGCGTTTGCCCTGCTACCCCATGGGATTCCGTATTGCCTACTTGTCCGTCGCAGTTCATTTGGTTCGCGTATGACGTCAAGATCTATGTCTTCGCGGGCGGGGACCAAGAAGAATCCCTGCTCAGTGTCGGGATCGTAGTGAATAACTAGACCAGCCTCGTCGAGAGCATGCTCCCACTGCGCGCCGAGTGCAATGCGAGCCTTATCTCGATCTAGCCCTGCCCTGCGCGCCGCGATGCCCCGCAGCGCCTGGATCGGAGCGAGCGCACGGTGCTCCTCGCTGACGGCCCAAGGGATCAGGAGTGCCTGGCGATCCAGTCGGGTGGGATAACCTAGCTTTCGACG
Protein-coding regions in this window:
- a CDS encoding UvrD-helicase domain-containing protein; this encodes MAEEVALAGDMVAGDTVVGGTVLLDATARETDHLADDPARRRIRTSTGENLVVDAGAGTGKTSALVARVVEQVLGEGVPLARTAVVTFTEKAGAELRDRLRAAFEQRARETDGADGADRERAEAALADLDSAAIGTLHSFAQRILASFPIQAGMPPLVEVLDEVGSSVAFENRWQQLWRGMLDDDALAEPLELALAAGVNADQLRSLARAFGNDWDLIDSHVLATPPREMLLPDGDPVLRAAVAFAEAAAECRDPADKFLEVTTKAADWVTSWRAARSDAERLGLAVTLGRLTTGRGGKKANWPDLDGLKQQCKDLAEQARTLATAYTDAALRPLARWIAAAVREAAAERVASGTLEFHDLLVASRDLLRRDADARAALQAQYQRLLLDEFQDTDPIQIEIAVRIAAGADGGAPDWRDVALPPGSLFVVGDPKQSIYRFRRASIATYLEAGERIGARLALTTNFRSLPGVIDWVNAVFAQIIQPSPGAQPAYEPLVAHRTPALPAPAQGDRSRPGGDAVGQPGQPGQPDPGGPAVTLLGATPHPKGTRVPGMREAEADDVAAVIRHALAQGWRVRDRDSGAWRALTARDIAVLIPARTSLPFLEAALDRAGIAYRTESSSLVYQAEEIRSLLWAARAVADPADQLSCVAALRSALFGCGDDDLFTYKRDGGSFTVGAPVPEGLEQHPVGVAMEYLRRLARRSRWLTPADLLTELATDGRVLEAATLTQPSARARDAWGRVRFVIDQARAWSDVEHGGLREYLAWASHQGQDSARVAESLLPETDLDVVRIMTVHAAKGLEFGMVVLAGTTSHPRTPSGVRLLWRERDYAVRLTKSIETNDFAEAAPLDEQMDSEERKRLLYVAATRAREHLVVSLHRAEGSRAATAAQIFTDAGALEVPGVVCFEAEQAPDGAGPGAAAGLSGSPGPGPEWETWHAETRAALRRAAQPASRSASGLEGTEPEVVWAIAEAEAGQTTSAVNTAEDDTFDEHAPVGDPGVDDERLPAEVIAGRAKGARDVDLAPWMKGRYGNLIGRAVHGTLQAIDGDASRIEEVAQAQALAEGIGDLADVVAGFVRSALAHPVVSRALAGEHWSEVYVGAVEADGVVLEGFIDLLFRESPERGGGLVIVDYKTDTVRTEAERAERSRYYAPQLEAYVRALEAATGERARTELVFLGA
- a CDS encoding ImmA/IrrE family metallo-endopeptidase — encoded protein: MSTVVERQSRPSKGVPSRIPYQDSLDLGELVRREPSRRHEHGARPSTFARHIDACADAARILSFDRMFTQAFLLGPRYSFWNAFLILAQVPDATDVRTSRRWEEDLGYVPRPNAQPIVISHRSGGVCFVLDVSQVEPGPNARRGPVISDYFTRPPWPPAKELLARLIEAGNARGIRVNQHALGNARAGHIHRTAANVAQRAVVAGKGRATTELVKVRYDCSLNASHSPESQLATLTHELGHLLCNHLGERREKENLPHELREAEADAVMTAVMAAIAPEVGSHPSLGTDELDWWSRGHVVWATQEVLDMLEGVPADGSEREEEPGEAEPGEDSSQEPTAKREPVPPLELTGRQLYRIAREIEDDPAVDLDLASAHMLVRLASAFGDGPINLRSPSVRAVTKGKDGKKAVEALLAGDWLERSGAGADQLAISSVADHVSGGWTASSTTDSSRLHNHVVRISDEGLNLVLTRT
- a CDS encoding helix-turn-helix domain-containing protein; the protein is MGIPLSTPAQIGAAIRGARMRQGWTQRELAERAGVSRRWLITVESGASERAELGKVLDTLDALDARLEMSTVPSDPLAELLTELGEP
- a CDS encoding HipA N-terminal domain-containing protein, translating into MNTLAVLLDGDQVATLEQTRGGQHELAYDNRAARTPLSLSMPLGAGPFRHRVVDPYLEGLLPERESTREAMGRSFGVSPRNPFALLQRMGLDCAGAVQLCAAAGAPVHNLETVQ